ACCGACTCGACCGCGTCGAACGCCGCCGCTGGGTCGTCGTCGAGGCGTTCGATCAGCGGTCCGAGCGGTGTCTCGCTGGCCGCCGCCAGAAACGCCGTCGGTGTCCAGGCGAACAGCCCGGCGTTCCAGTAGAACCCCTCCTCGACGTACGCTCGGGCGGTCGATTCGTCCGGTTTCTCGTGGAACCGCTCGACGCTGCTGTAGCCGTCTACGGACGCGCCCGGCTTGATATACCCGTACTCCGTCGCGGCCCTGCTGGGTTCGATGCCGACCGTCACGAGCCCCCCTGTTTCCGCTGCAGTCCGTGCCGCTCGCTCCGCGACAGCCTGGAACTCTCCCTCGACGTGGTGGTCGCTGGGCAGACAGAGCAACACGCAGTCGCCGACCTGCTCGCGGATACGGTGGGCGGCGTACGCCAGCGCCGGCCCGGTGTCTTTCGGCTCGGGTTCGGTCAGTACGGCCGCCCCAGGTGCCCGCTCGCGTACGCCCTCGACGTAGTCCTCTCGGGTGAGGACGTAGGTCTCGTCGGCGAAGCCGGCTCGCTCGACTGTTCGGGCCAACAGAGACTGTTCGTGACCGAACGACTGGAACTGTTTGGGCCGGTCGCTGCGACTCGCCGGATAGAGCCTGGTACCGGTCCCGCCCGCGAGAACGAGCGCGACGAGAGGTCTGTCCATGCACGGCGTTGGCGTCCGGCCGTCTCAAACCTGTGGGATCACCACGTCTCGACGGCCCCGTCACGGATGTCCTCGACACAGCCCTGGCAGTCGGGGTGATCGGCGTCGAAACAGTCCGGGCGGGCCTGTGGGTCCAGCGAGACGGCCCGCCGGTCGGCGTGGCGTCGACAGACGATCCGCGCCCGGCCGTCCTCGTCGCGGGGCAACCCGGCCAGTGCGGCCCGCTTCCCGTCGCTGTATGCCCGCTTGGCCTCCGAGAGTTGTTGGCCGGCCGACCGGAGCGTGTTGCTGATAAAGCGCGCGATCCGGTCGTCGTCACTGTCGGCCATACGCGACGGTTGCGGCCGGGCACGGATCAATCTTCCCGCGCTCACCGCTCGACGATGGGGTCTGGCGGTTTCACTTTCACTCCGCCGGGCGAGTGTTTATATCCGAAGCCGACCAACGCTGGAATGTCTCCCATCGAAAACCAGGCGGAGACAGTGAACGCCAATGACTGCAACAGATTTGCGTACCCAAGCCGAAGAGATACACGAGCAGTTCTCCGACCAGTTGGACCTCGACGTCGAGGATATCGTCGAGCGACTCGACACGCTCGTCAACGACTACCAGGTCCCGATCAGTGAGGCCCGCCGGAGCGTCGTCAACACGTACTTGGACGAGGCCGGCATGGACCGGGACCAACTCGCCAGCGGCGGCGGCAACGAACAGGTTCAGGTGGCCGACGTCGACGCCCCCGAGGAGTGGGTCGACATGCGTGTCACCCTCGTCGAACTGTGGGAACCCCGTGCCGACGCCGTCGCCCAGGTCGGGTTGCTCGGCGACGAGACGGGCACGATCAAGTTCACGAAGTGGTCGAAATCCGACCTCCCCGAACTCTCCGAAGGGACCTCCTACGCCCTGCGGAACGTCGTCACCGACGAATACCAGGGCCGGTTCTCGGTGAAGCTCAACCGCACGACCACGATCGAGGAACTCGACGAGGAGATCGAGGTCGGCGACGACAGTGTCGAGGTCGAGGGCGCGCTGGTCGACATCCAGTCGGGCTCCGGGCTGATCAAACGCTGCCCCGAGGACGACTGTACCCGCGTCCTCCAGAACGGCCGCTGTAGCGAACACGGCGAAGTCGAAGGCGAGTTCGATCTCCGCATCAAGGGCGTCTTAGACGACGGCGAGGAGGTCACCGAGGTCATCTTCGACGAGGACGCCACGGAGAAACTCACCGGCATCACCCTCGAAGAAGCCAAGGAGATGGCCATGGACGCGCTCGATACCACCGTCGTGGCCGACGAGATGCGCGAGGGCATCCTCGGACGCTACTACCGGGTGACCGGGCCGACGTTCGGCCGCTACGTCCTGGCCGACGACCACGAACGGCTCACCGGCTCAGTGGATGCGGACGAAGTCCTCATCAAAGCGAGGTCGATCTAGATGGCGAGTACACCCACCCGCGAAGTCGCCCGCCGCGTCTTCGCCCGCGAGTTCAACGATGCGAGCTACACGTTCAAGGAGTCCGACGACGACCGTGCCCCGGTGTACGTCCTCTTGCCGACCGGCCAGCGCGCCAACCGCGTGTTCCTGGTCGGGACGCTGACCGAGACCGAGGACGTCGGTGAGGACAGCGAGTACTGGCAGGGTCGGGTCGTCGACCCCAACGGCGACACGTTCTTCATGTACGCCGGCCAGTACCAGCCCGACGCCGCGTCGATGCTCCGGGAACTCGAACCGCCTGCCTACGTCGCCGTCGTCGGTAAGCCACGGACCTACGAGACCGACGAGGGCGACGTAAACGTCTCCGTTCGCCCCGAATCGATCTCCGAGGTCGACGAGGCCACGCGGGACCGCTGGGTCGCTGAGACCGCCCAGCGGACGATCGACCGCATCCAGCGGTTCACCGAAGCCGACCCCGACGACCCAGGGACCGACGAGTACGTCGCGATGGCCCACGAGGAGTACGGCGACGACGTCGAGCCGTACCGCCAGTCCGTCGTCGGTGCCCTAGAGAGCATGCAGGACGAGCAGGCCGAGGCCAGCGCCGACTGATCAGGGTTCCAGTAGCTCCACGAGGTTCCCGTCGGGATCGACGACGAAGAGGATCGTCGTCCCGCTTTCGGTCGTCTGTGGCTCGCTCAGCGTCTCCACACCGTCGGGTAGCCCCTCGTAGACTGAAGCGAGATCGTCGACTTCCAGTCCGAGGTGTGTCGCGCCCGGCTCGTTGAGCTGTGGCTCGGGGCGTTCGTCGCCCTCGGGATCGTAGCTGACCAGTTCCACCCGTGTGCTCCCGGCGTCCAGATGGACGAACTCGGCGCTGGCACCGTCGACGCCCACGCCGGTCGCGAAGGCGTCGCCGCTCACGGAGAACCGGGAGACGACATCCAGTTCAAGTACGTCCCGGTAGAACTCCACGGCTCCTTCGAGATCGGCGACGGTGACGGCGTAGTGGTGTGCTGTCGCGTCCATACCGACTGCAAGACCGCGGGGCAGCTAAACCGCTGTGGTCGCGTTTCTTTCAGCCGAGCCGGTGACGTGCGAGCGTCTGACAAACGATTAAATACGAGGACGGACGAATAGGACACAACGATGGGCAACAAAAACAAGACGATCTCCTTCCGCGTGAGCGAGGACAAGTTCGAGACGCTCCGCGAGATCGCCGAGGAGCGCGATATCTCGCTTTCCGCGGTGTTCCGGGACTACGTCGACACGCTGGTCGCCCACGACGGCCAGGTGAAAGTCGCCCCCGAGCACGAACTCGAAGAGGCCGCCGAGGAGTCCAGTACGGAGAGCTTCCCGCCGAAAGTCGAGGTTCCGAAGAGCTTCGTCCGGGAACACGAACGACTCGAACTCGAAGCCGAACACCTCCGCGAGCAACTGGAAGAGCACAAACGCTACGTCACGAAGCTCCGCCAGCAACTCGACCAGATGGACCAGGACGAGGTCATCCACCTCGAAGACCTCGACGAAGACGAAGAGGACGACGCGTCCTACCGGATCGGAAGCTTCGAGGACCTATAACAGCCGCTGGCGCCGCTTGCGCGTCTCTGCTGCGACCTCTTCTTCGCCGTCGACGTCGGCCAGCGTCTCGACTGCCTCTAAGGTCCTGACCGAGTCGTCCAGAAACGAGAGCACGTCGCCGGGATAGGCATACAGCATGTAGTCGTCTGTCATCACGTCGACGATGGCGTCGGGACCCATCCCCTGTTCACGCAACTCCAGTAGGTACGCGACGAACTTCCGCTCCGGGCAACCACAGTGGGGTGCAGCCTGGCACTCACAGTCCATGAAGTCCTCGGCGAACTCCAGCACCCGATCACGGGTGGCGTCGTCGAGTTTGGCCAGCCCCTCCCCCTGGAAGAGGATGTCCAGCGTTGCACCGCTGAACGCCCCTTTCGGGAAGCTCGTCTCCAGTTGGGAGGCGAGCTGCTGGTGGTTCTTGACGTAGATCTTATCGGTGATAGCCACGCGTACGAAACCGTAGCGGGCGACCGTGTAAAAGCGTCTCGAAGCGGCCACAGAGTCGTAACGTATTTCTGTGACAGCGGAATAACTACGACTGCTTCAGCACGCGTGTCCGGGTTGGGGTAGTGGTATCCTTCAGCCTTGTGGTGGCTGAGACGTGGGTTCAATTCCCGCACCCGGACTCATTTCATATACTTAACAACTATTGCACTAATCAGGGGTAGCTCCGCTTTCACCTCGTTTTGATTGCATTTATTCTGGCACGGAATCAACTGAGGGTATGCCGCATACGTGCCCTACGTGTGGACAGGAGTTCGACAGCCAGCGGGGTCTCGGTGTCCACCATAGCCGATCACACGACGAACGGCTGCCGAATCGGGAGTGTGATCACTGCGATGAGCAGTTCTACTGTGAGTCCGAGAAACAATACTGTTCGGGGAACTGTCGGGACGAGGCCGTATCGTACGAGGGGGCAGACAACCCGAACTACAGTGGCGGCAAAACACAGACGACATGCCAGCTCTGTGACCAGACCTTCGAGTACTATCCATCTACCAAGGAAGGACTCTACTGTACCGACTGTGTCCAGACCGCAGCGTGGAGAGACCCTCCATCGCAGTCAGGAGCGGACCACCATTCTTGGACGGGTGGTACCCTGACACTGCCGTGTGACGTCTGTCGTAGTCCCGTGGAACGCTACCCAAGCCAGGTTCAAGGCGAAGTCACCCTCTGTAGCCGTGACTGCCACAGCGAGTGGCTCTCGGACGGGTTCACCGGCGATGGACACCCGAACTGGCGGGGCGGTGGCATCGACGACTACGGGCCGGGCTGGAACGCTGTCCGTGAGCGGGCGCTCGACCGGGACGGGAACGCCTGTGTCGTCTGTGGTGACGACGCGGACGACATCGGTCGGAACCCCGACGTCCACCACGTCGTCCCGGTCCGGTTGTTCGCCGCGTCGCCGGTGCTGGCGGTTCGGGACGCGCACACGCTCGACAACGTGGTCTCGCTGTGTCCGGCCTGCCACCGGCGAGCGGAGTTCGGACAGTTCTCGCGAGCGGAGTTGCGCTGGCGGGCTGGTATCGCTTTCCGGCAGCCGAGAGCGGCCAGCGCCTGCGGGCCTGCCGACTTCGACGGTCAGGGTTCAAGCCGTGCCGTTCCACGGTCGCCCGCGCCTGGCGCGTAGTCGCCGCTGGATTTGATGATCGAGAGCGCGGTCATGATGTCCGAACGGGTGAGCAGTCCCTCGAACCCGCCGTCCTCGTCGATGACCAGGAGGCGACCGACAGAGTTGTCCTGGAGGTGGGTTAGCGCGTCCATCACGTCGGTCTCGGGCGTGACAGTCACGAGATCGGTCGTCATCACGTCGCCGACGGTGTAGGCGTCGCGTTCGACCTCCCGGACGGCGCGGGCGTCCTCCAGTGCGACCAGGCCGACGACCTCGCCGTCGCGTTCGACCGGGTAGCCGGTGTGGCGCTCGGCGAACATCGTCTGGATGAGTTCCCGGACAGACTGGTCCGGACCGACCGTCGTCACGCGGTCGGCGGGCGTCATCACGTCGCCGACGGTGACGCCTTCGAAGGCGGCCGCCATGGCGGTCTGCCGGGCTTCGCCGGCCGCGCCGATGTAGATGAAGAAGGCCAGACCGGCCAGGAAGATGTTCCCGAGGACGAACAGCCCGAACAGCCCCAGGAAGATCGCGAAGACCTTCCCCACCTCGGCGGCGATCTCGGTCGCCCGGGCGTAGCTCCGGTTCCGTGCGAGCAGCGCCCGGAGGACGCGGCCGCCGTCCATCGGGAACCCCGGGAGCATGTTGAACGCGGCCAGCGCGAGGTTCATCACCGCGAGATACGCCAGCACGAACCTGGCCGACTGCAGCAGCGTCAACTCGGTCGCCGGCAGGACTGCGAACGCGGCGTACGAGAGGACACCGAGGAGGACACTGACGACCGGGCCGGCGACGGCGATAGCCAGTTCCTGTTTCCAGTCGTCGGGCATCTCGGTGAGCTGTGCGATCCCGCCGAAGAGCCAGAGGGTGATCGAGTCGATCGGAAAACCGTACCGCATCGCGACCAGCGAGTGACCCAGTTCGTGTAACACGACACCCGTGAACAGTCCGACGGCGGCAGCGACGCCCAGCACCCAGACCAGCGAACCGACGGTGAGCACCGACGGCTCCAGTCCGGCACCGAGCACGTCGTTCAGTAGCTCGGTAGTCTCGCCGATCTGTGTCCCGATGATCCAGGCGAACAGCGGCAGGACCAACAGGAAGGTCAGATCGAGCTGGATCGGGATACCGAACGCGCTGCCGATACGGAACCGGCGCATGCGGTCGTCTTGTCGGGGGACCGACTTAAGCCCCCCGTGGCGGCGTCCCGAGTGACTGAAGTAGGTCCCGCGTCGTACACACGTCCGTGTCACAGCAGGCTGCACAGGTCGATACGCTGTTCCTCCACGAGCGCGGCGAAGAGTACACTGTCGTCGCCCAACGTGACGGGGAGCGGCTGTTCCACGGTGTCCTCGAAATCAAGGAGACCGATGCGGGGCCTCGTCCCCGCCGACTCCGGATCAAGGACGGCACCGACGAGGACCTGCGCTCGCCCGATCAGTTCGTCGAACTCGCCCGTCGGGCGGCGCGACTGCGTATCTCCGAGCAGACGTCGAGACGAGCGCGCGAGCAGGCCCGTCGGATGTTCGGTGCCTACCAACTGGAGGCGAAAGTCGTCCGGACGTGTCGGTACTGTGCCAACGCCGGCCGCTATTCCCCGATTACGAGCGAGACGGAGATCCACACCGACGGGGAGAGTATCTGTCCGGACTGCGCCCGCGAGGAGCTGGACAGGGAACTCGCCTTCGAGGGTACTATAACCGGCGAGGCACGCGAACGCCTCGAAGAACTCATGCTCGAGGTCCAGGACTTGGATCGAATCTCGAACCTGCTGTCGGGGAACCTCGACCCGGACCTCACGAAGTTCGACGAGATCTCCGCGACCGTCGACGACGTCGAGTTGGTCCCGACGGACTCGCTGTCGCTACACCCCGGTATTCAGGACCACATCGAATCGCGGTTCGACACGCTGTTGCCGGTCCAGAGCCTCGCCGTCGAACACGGGGCGACCGACGGACGGGACCAGCTCATCGTCTCGGCGACGGCGACCGGGAAGACGCTGGTCGGCGAGATGGCCGGCCTCGATCGCGTCCTCAACAACAAGGGGAAGATGTTGTTTCTGGTCCCACTGGTCGCGTTGGCGAACCAGAAATACGAGTCGTTCCGGGACCGCTACGGTGACATGGTCGACGTCTCGCTCCGGGTCGGAGCCAGCCGGATCGCGGACGAGGGGGGCCGCTTCGACCCCGGTGCCGATGTCATCGTCGGCACCTACGAGGGGATCGACCACGCCCTGCGGACCGGAAAGGACCTGGGGACGATCGGGACGGTCGTCATCGACGAGGTCCACACGCTCGGGGAAGACGAGCGGGGCCACCGGCTCGACGGGTTGATCTCGCGGCTGAAACACTACTGCGAGCGCGGGACGACGGAGGCGTCCCGGCACAGGCGAGCGGGCGACGCCCGCGAGCAGGGCGGTGCGCCGGCGTCGGGGGACACGCAGTGGATCTACCTCTCGGCGACGGTCGGCAACCCCGGCCAACTGGCCGAGAAACTCCGCGCACAACTCATCGAGTTCGAGGAGCGACCGGTACCGATCGAACGCCACGTCACCTTCGCCGACGGCCGGGAGAAGATCGAGACCGAGAAGAAACTCGTCAAGCGGGCCTTCGACACGAAATCGAGCAAGGGCTACCGGGGACAGACGATCGTCTTCACCAACTCCCGGCGGCGCTGTCACGAGATCTCCCGGAAGCTGACCTACGACTCGGCGCCCTACCACGCCGGGCTGGACAACAAGCGTCGCCATCGTGTCGAACAACAGTTCGCCGATCAGGAACTGGCGGCCGTGGTCACGACCGCTGCACTCGCCGCCGGGGTCGATTTCCCGGCCTCACAGGTCATCTTCGACTCGCTGGCGATGGGTATCGAGTGGCTCACCGTCCAGGAGTTCAGCCAGATGCTCGGGCGCGCGGGGCGGCCCGATTACCACGACAAGGGGACCGTCTACCTGCTCGTCGAACCGGACTGCACGTACCACAACAGTATGGAGATGACCGAGGACGAGGTGGCGTTCAAGCTCCTCAAAGGCGAGATGGAGCCGGTCATCACCCGCTACGACGAGAGCGCGGCCGTCGAGGAGACGCTGGCGAACGTCACGGTCGCGGGCAAGCGGGCGAAGGCGCTCAACGACCGGATGATCGGCGAGGTCCCGACCAAACACGCCCTGGGGAAGCTCCTGGAGTACGAGTTCATCGACGGGCTCTCGCCGACGCCGCTGGGCCGGGCGGTCACCCGGCACTTCCTGGCCCCCGACGAGTCGTTCCAGTTGCTCGACGGTATCCGGAAGGGCGAGGACCCCTACGAGATCGTCGCGGGCATGGAACTGCGCGACGAGCACTAGTCGGCGACGCGGCGTCGAGGGGACGTACATTCTTGTAGCGGGCTCCCCATCCCGTCGGTATGGGGCTGTTCGACATCATCCGCCGGACGCTCGGCGGTGGCGACGACACCGACGGCGAGGAGTCCGCGAGCGCCGAACCCACGACCGAGACGGCGTCTGACGGTCCAACGGTGACCGACAGCGCCTCGCTCTCGCCGACGGAGTTCCGCCAGCGGGCCGAGACGGTCGCCGATCGGTCCGAACAGCTCGATCTCACGACCGGATCGCTCTCCCGGCTCGACGCCGCCGTCGCCGAGCAGTTCGACGGCGAGACGGTCGAGGACGGCGACGATACGGCCTACACCACCAACACCGTCCGGTTCGGGAGTTATCTGGGCGAGGTGTTGGTTCGTGAGCTGGACGGCAGGTGGGTCCAGGACGACGGCTGGGGCGTCACCGTCACCGGGGCCGACGACGAACGCACCGTCGCGGTCTTCGACGTCGCCGCTCGCTCGTTCGCCGCGGAACCGGCGTTCGCCGCCGTCGTCGACCGGCTGGAGGACGAGTTGATGCTTTCGGCCGAACCCGCCGACGAGGCCGATGCCGACGACGGCGGCGAAGCCGATCGGGCCGATCAGGCGACATCCCAGACCGGGACTCCCGACTCCGAGCCGGTCGAGGACTGGGCCGACGCCGGTGACTGGCAACCGGCGACAGAGAAAGCCGGCTTCGACGGGACGGACGAGAGCGACGGCGGTAGCGTCGCCGACACGCCCGACGAACCCGACGAGGATGACGGGGGTGAGAGTGGGGCGGAGTCGGACGACGGGTTCCGTATCCCGGACGCCGAGGGGGGCGTTGCGGCCGAGGGTGGCACCGACACGACGACCGACGACGACGGCGTGACCGCTTCCGATACCGAGACAAGCGAGGAGGGGTCGGGCCACACGGACGCCTGGTCGCTGGCCGCGGAGTCGGCATCAGCGGCCGACGATCGCGGTGATACCGCCAGGTCGGCGGACACAGAAGACGGATCGCTGCTCGATCAACTGGCACAGGACGAAGACGAGCCGTCGGACCCCGCCGCCGGTGAGGGGCTCCGGGCCGACTACGCCGAGCGAGCGGCGGACTTCGCGTCCTTCTGGGGGGAGCACGACCTCGATTTCACGCCGGCATCGCTGGCCCGCCTCGACGACCTCGTCGATGCCGAGTGGGAGGAGGAACGGTTCGCCGACGCGACCTACGGCGAGACCGACCGCTTCGAGGACCGCTCGTTCACCAGCCTCGTCGAGGAACTGGGCAGTTACTTCGGCGAGGTACTGGTCAGGGAACTCGACGCCGAGTGGACCGACGAGACCGACCACCCGGCCGCCGTCGTCGTGACGGGTCCCGACGGCAGGCTGGCGGTCCCGGTCTACGACGTGGCGATGGGGTCGCTCCGCGGCGGCGCTGCCTTCGAACGGAGCTATCGCGCCCTGCTCGCGGATCTCGAAGACGGCTGACTCCACACACTTTTTCCCCGCTCCCCTCACAGTCGGGGTGTGCTGGAGTCAGTCACGCCCGGGATGGCGTTCGTGTTCGCGTTGATCCTCGTGGCGCTCGTGTTGTTCGCCACCGAGGCGCTCCCGGTCGACGTGACCGCGATCAGCGTCATGGTCGCGCTGATGCTCGTCGAGCCGGTGACGACCGTCGCTGTCGATGCCGACCTGCTGGCCGAACCGGTGTACGCGCTCCACCAGCCCGGTGACGGCGAGTCGCCGCTGACTGCGGGGTTGTCGGGGTTTGCCTCGACGGCGACGATCACCGTCCTGGCGATGTTCATCCTCTCGGACGGCGTCCAGCGGACCGGTATCGTCCAGTTGTTGGGGGCGAAGATCGCTTCGCTGACCGGCGACAGCGAGTCCCGGCAACTGGGTGCGACGATCGGCCTGGTCGCGCCGATCTCCGGGTTCATCAACAACACCGCCGCCGTGGCGATCCTGCTGCCGATGGTTACCGACATCGCCCACAAGGGGAAGATCTCGCCCTCGAAACTGCTCCTCCCGCTGTCGTACGCCTCGATGTTCGGCGGGATGCTCACGCTGATCGGCACCTCGACGAACATCCTCGCCTCCCAGCTATCCGCTGATCTGCTCGATCACCCCTTCGGGATGTTCGAGTTCACGCAACTCGGGCTGATCGTCTCGGTCGTCGGCACCGTCTACCTGCTCACCGTCGGGCGCTGGCTCGTCCCGAGCCGGATCGAGGCCCGCGAGGATCTCACCGAAGAGTTCGAAATGGCGGAGTACCTCACGGAAGTCGTCGTCCGCGAGGATTCGCCGATCGTCGGCCAGACCGTCCAGACGGCCCTGGCCGAGACCGAGTTCGACGTCGATATCGTCCAACTCGTTCGCGGCGGCCGCACGTTCCTCGAACCGTTGGGTCCGAAGACGATCCGGGCTGGCGACGTCTTCGCGATCCGGACCGATCGGGACACGCTGGTCGACCTCCTCGACGCCGAGGGGCTGGATCTGATCCCCGAGGTCGAGGTCGACGACGCGGAACTGGAGAGCGCGAGCGAACGGACGAACCTCGTCGAGGTCGTCATCGCTCCGGGCTCGTCGCTGGTCGGGGAGACGTTCGTCTCCTCGAACTTCCGACAGCGCTACGACGCGACGGTGCTTGCGCTCCGGCGCGGGCGCGAACTGTTCCGCCAGCGGATGGATCGGATCAGGCTGAAAGTCGGTGACACGCTCCTGGTGCAGGCCACCTCCGAGAGCATCGAGCGACTCAACGTCAACAACGACTTCATCGTCGCCCAGGAGATCCAACGGCCGGACTTCCGGCGCTCGAAGATCCCGGTAGCCGTCGGCATCGTCGCGGCGGTCGTCGGGGCCGCGGCGCTCACCCCAGTTCACATCGTCGTCTCGGCGCTCGCCGGCGCCGTCGCAATGGTCCTGACCGGCTGTCTCCGCCCCCAGGAACTGTACGACGCCGTCCAGTGGGACGTGATCTTCCTGCTTGCGGGCGTGATCCCGCTCGGGATCGCGCTCCAGGAGACCGGCGGCGCCGACCTGCTCGCGGACCTGTTCGTGCTGTTCGCTCCGGGGTTTACACCGATCGTCGTCCTCGGGTTGATGTACGTCGTCACGGCGGTCCTGACGAACATCATCTCGAACAACGCCTCGGTCGTCTTGATGATCCCCGTCGCCGTCGAGGCCGCCCAGCAACTGGGTGCCTACCCCTTCGCGTTCGTCCTGGCGGTCACGTTCGCGGCGTCGACGGCGTTCATGACGCCCGTGGGGTACCAGACGAACCTGTTGGTGTACGGGCCGGGTGGCTATCGGTTCAGTGACTATCTGAAAGTCGGCGCGCCGCTGCAAGCGGTGTTTGCCGTCGTGACGACCCTGGGGATCGCGTACTTCTGGGGTCTCGCGCCGCCGTAGCACGGGGACGCGAGCAACGAAACCCTTTACTCGGTGACGGACGCATCCTCACCTGCGGGATCGTGGGGTAGCTTGGTAACCTTCGGGCCTTGGGTGCCCGTGCCCCTAGTTCAAATCTGGGCGATCCCACTCAACGCGGTTCTCTCGACCCGAACAGCCAGTCACTGCTGGGTCGTCCGACAGACGGGCCGAACGACCGCTTCCTCGACCCGGTCGCGTGTCGCCTCGACCGAGCCGGAGTTGTCGACGACGACGTGGTCACGTTCGAACGGGTCGAACGCGGCCCGGTGTTGTTCGTAGACCGCGAAATCGGCGTCGCTGACGGTTCCCTCGCGGCGCTCGATCCGCTCTCTGACGACCTCCGGGGAACAGGTCACCCGGACGAACAGCAACTCGGCCCCGGCTTCGCGTGCCGTCTCGGCGGCCATCTCCCGGTAGCGTACCGAATTAAACGTCGCGTCGACGACGACGGACTCTCCCTGTTCCAACTCCCTCCGGGCACGCGAGAGCAGTTCCTCGTAGGTCCGTTCGATCTCGGCGTCGGTGTAGGAGGGGTCGTCGAACAGCGACTTTCGCACCTCGTCGCTGCGGTATCGCGGTGCCCCGCACTGCCGGGCGGCGTACCCGGAGGCCGTCGACTTCCCGACGCCCGGGAGACCACAGAAGGCGATGAGTGCTGGGCTGTCCACAGCGGCCGTTCACACAGTCGAGGCTTAATTTCCCCGATTCTGGCGGCCGGCGACAGACCCTTGGCGTCCCGGTGTGCACGCTGTGGCATGAGTGCGTACACCGACGCCGACTGGCTTCGGGACCACCTCGGAGACGTGCTGGCGTTCTACTACCCGGCCTGTGTCGACGAACGGAACGGTGGGTTCGTCGCACAGTTGGACGCCGAGACCGGCGAGAGCTACGATCCGGACAGCAAACACCTGGTGGCGGCGGCACGGTTCACCCGGAACTTCGCGCTGGCTGTCGAGCTGTTCGG
Above is a window of Haloarcula halophila DNA encoding:
- a CDS encoding mannose-1-phosphate guanylyltransferase, yielding MDRPLVALVLAGGTGTRLYPASRSDRPKQFQSFGHEQSLLARTVERAGFADETYVLTREDYVEGVRERAPGAAVLTEPEPKDTGPALAYAAHRIREQVGDCVLLCLPSDHHVEGEFQAVAERAARTAAETGGLVTVGIEPSRAATEYGYIKPGASVDGYSSVERFHEKPDESTARAYVEEGFYWNAGLFAWTPTAFLAAASETPLGPLIERLDDDPAAAFDAVESVSVDHAVLERAEDVYVVPADLAWDDLGSWDALERVLDDTDGNAVLGDALLIDADGNVVATDGHVSVVGVSDLVVASFGDRTLVVPKAQAQRVREVVARLRGEDAF
- a CDS encoding DUF7091 family protein — its product is MADSDDDRIARFISNTLRSAGQQLSEAKRAYSDGKRAALAGLPRDEDGRARIVCRRHADRRAVSLDPQARPDCFDADHPDCQGCVEDIRDGAVETW
- a CDS encoding replication factor A (Replication protein A protects and stabilize the intermediate ssDNA that is generated by the unwinding action of a DNA helicase at the replication fork. In addition, SSBs prevent the formation of secondary structures by single-stranded template DNA.), whose protein sequence is MTATDLRTQAEEIHEQFSDQLDLDVEDIVERLDTLVNDYQVPISEARRSVVNTYLDEAGMDRDQLASGGGNEQVQVADVDAPEEWVDMRVTLVELWEPRADAVAQVGLLGDETGTIKFTKWSKSDLPELSEGTSYALRNVVTDEYQGRFSVKLNRTTTIEELDEEIEVGDDSVEVEGALVDIQSGSGLIKRCPEDDCTRVLQNGRCSEHGEVEGEFDLRIKGVLDDGEEVTEVIFDEDATEKLTGITLEEAKEMAMDALDTTVVADEMREGILGRYYRVTGPTFGRYVLADDHERLTGSVDADEVLIKARSI
- a CDS encoding RPA family protein, giving the protein MASTPTREVARRVFAREFNDASYTFKESDDDRAPVYVLLPTGQRANRVFLVGTLTETEDVGEDSEYWQGRVVDPNGDTFFMYAGQYQPDAASMLRELEPPAYVAVVGKPRTYETDEGDVNVSVRPESISEVDEATRDRWVAETAQRTIDRIQRFTEADPDDPGTDEYVAMAHEEYGDDVEPYRQSVVGALESMQDEQAEASAD
- a CDS encoding VOC family protein; its protein translation is MDATAHHYAVTVADLEGAVEFYRDVLELDVVSRFSVSGDAFATGVGVDGASAEFVHLDAGSTRVELVSYDPEGDERPEPQLNEPGATHLGLEVDDLASVYEGLPDGVETLSEPQTTESGTTILFVVDPDGNLVELLEP
- a CDS encoding CopG family transcriptional regulator, with protein sequence MGNKNKTISFRVSEDKFETLREIAEERDISLSAVFRDYVDTLVAHDGQVKVAPEHELEEAAEESSTESFPPKVEVPKSFVREHERLELEAEHLREQLEEHKRYVTKLRQQLDQMDQDEVIHLEDLDEDEEDDASYRIGSFEDL
- a CDS encoding DUF5814 domain-containing protein, which encodes MAITDKIYVKNHQQLASQLETSFPKGAFSGATLDILFQGEGLAKLDDATRDRVLEFAEDFMDCECQAAPHCGCPERKFVAYLLELREQGMGPDAIVDVMTDDYMLYAYPGDVLSFLDDSVRTLEAVETLADVDGEEEVAAETRKRRQRLL
- a CDS encoding HNH endonuclease — protein: MERYPSQVQGEVTLCSRDCHSEWLSDGFTGDGHPNWRGGGIDDYGPGWNAVRERALDRDGNACVVCGDDADDIGRNPDVHHVVPVRLFAASPVLAVRDAHTLDNVVSLCPACHRRAEFGQFSRAELRWRAGIAFRQPRAASACGPADFDGQGSSRAVPRSPAPGA
- a CDS encoding CBS domain-containing protein codes for the protein MRRFRIGSAFGIPIQLDLTFLLVLPLFAWIIGTQIGETTELLNDVLGAGLEPSVLTVGSLVWVLGVAAAVGLFTGVVLHELGHSLVAMRYGFPIDSITLWLFGGIAQLTEMPDDWKQELAIAVAGPVVSVLLGVLSYAAFAVLPATELTLLQSARFVLAYLAVMNLALAAFNMLPGFPMDGGRVLRALLARNRSYARATEIAAEVGKVFAIFLGLFGLFVLGNIFLAGLAFFIYIGAAGEARQTAMAAAFEGVTVGDVMTPADRVTTVGPDQSVRELIQTMFAERHTGYPVERDGEVVGLVALEDARAVREVERDAYTVGDVMTTDLVTVTPETDVMDALTHLQDNSVGRLLVIDEDGGFEGLLTRSDIMTALSIIKSSGDYAPGAGDRGTARLEP